The Candidatus Neomarinimicrobiota bacterium genome includes the window TCGCTACCGCATCCGACACCATCATGTTCTCCATCATTTTGGGGAAGGCGGAGTAGTTGACCAATGATGGGGGGCGGGTCCGAACCCGATAGGGCTCGCGTCTGCCGTCACTGACAATGAAGTAGCCCAGCTCGCCGTTAGGGCTTTCCGTAGGGATATAGGCTTCACCCACTGGTGGCGTAAAGCCCTGGTTCTCCATGGTAACCATAAAATGGTGAATGAGCCCTTCGATAGAATTGAACACCTCTGGCCGTGGCGGAAGAATATACTTGGATTCCGCATCCACGTTCACAGGACCTGCGGGCAGCTTCTCCAGAACCTGACGGCAGATCTTCAGACTTTCCCGCATCTCGTACATGCGCATGAGGTAACGGTCGTAAACGTCGCCATTCTGGCCAATGATGACATCGAAATCGAAGTCTTCATATGAAGAATAGGGTTCCTTCACGCGCAGGTCGTAGTCCACTCCCGCAGCCCGGGCGATCGGTCCTGTCAGGCCATAGGAGATGGCATCATCATGGCTGATGGGGCCGATATTTCTCGTCCGGTCCAGCCAGATGCGGTTGTGGGTCAGGAGGCCGTCAATTTCATTGATGGTGTCAGGCACCTTATCCAGTAGGTCACCGGCCGCGGGCATGAAAGTATCCGGGAGATCCCGCATAAGCCCTCCTACACGAGTGTAGCTGGTGGTAAGGCGGGCGCCACAAACCATCTCGAACAGATCATAAATCCGCTCCCGCAGGCGGAAGCCATACAGAAAAACCGTGAAGGCCCCGATATCCACCGCCTGCATGCCAATCTGGACAAGGTGATCAGCGATACGGGACAACTCACACATGAACACCCGGATATACTGGGCTCGCTTGGGCACCTCGATACCCAGCAATTTTTCCGCCGACAAGGCGAAGGCCACATTGTTGCACATGGGCGAGATATAGTTCATCCGGTCAGTGACGGTGATGTACTGATTGAAGTCCAGATGTTCAGCCAGTTTCTCAAATCCACAGTGCAGGAAGCCAATTTCCGGCGCGACGTTAGTGACCACTTCGCCATCCAGTTCCATAACCACCCGCAGTGTCCCGTGGGTGGCCGGGTGCGACGGTCCAAAATTCAGGACCATGGTCTCGGTACTCAGGGATTTGGCTTCCAGGTTCATTCGGAGCTCTTCTCCTCTGTCCACTTGCTGCCAATGCTCCGCTTCACGACCCGGAAATTGCTCCGCTCCCCACGCCCCTGCAGCGGGTAGTCCTTGCGAAGAGGATGGTACTGAAAGTAATCGGGATTCATGATGCGGATTAGATTCGGGTGGCCAGTGAATTCGATGCCAAACAGGTCATAAACTTCGCGTTCCAGCCAGTTGGCTGTCTTCCACAAGGGATAGGCGGATGGCAGTCGAGGATCTTCCTCATCGACCCAGGCGCGGACCACAATCCGCCTGGACTCGTACTGGTTGAGCAAATGATAGACCACCGAAAACCTGGCATGCCCGCCTATCTCTAGATGATCCACGGCTGTGATGTCCGCCAGAAAGTTGAAGGCGAACCTGGGGTCGGTTTTCAAGGTCCTCAATAGATCGAGAACTTTCTCACCGCGAATATGGATGGTCAGCATCGCCCGGAATTCAGTGATCTCAAAGAAGGCCTCAGGGAATTTATCCTTGAGGAAAACAGCCAACTGATCCTTGTGTAGCATCGACTTAGGTGGAGGCTTCTTCGAGGGGCTGTTTATAGTGGCTTAAGGAATCCCGCTCAATCAGCTTCTGAATCAGGATGAGTCCATCAAGGATTGCCTCCGGCCGCGGTGGACAGCCGGGAAGATACACGTCAACCGGGATGAAGTTGTCAATTCCCTGGATCACGCTGTAGGTATCGAATATCCCGCCGCTGGACGCGCAGGCTCCCATGGAGATCACCCATTTGGGTTCCGGCATCTGTTCGTAGATACGGGTCAGTACGGGCATCATCTTGATGGGGACCCGCCCCGCGACAATAAGCAGATCCGACTGCCGCGGCGAAAATCGAATGGCTTCAGCGCCAAAGCGGGCTATATCATGGCGGGAAGTCAGCACTGACATGAGCTCAATCCCGCAACAGGCGGTCCCAAAAGGCATGGGCCAGAGGGAATTTTCCCGCGCCCAATTGGCAAAGATGTCAACCTTGGTGGTAAACCAGTTGCCTATTCCACCTTGACCTACTCCCATTCAAACACTCCTTTCCGCCACACGTATACATAGCCAAAGAGCAATA containing:
- the nuoD gene encoding NADH dehydrogenase (quinone) subunit D; the protein is MNLEAKSLSTETMVLNFGPSHPATHGTLRVVMELDGEVVTNVAPEIGFLHCGFEKLAEHLDFNQYITVTDRMNYISPMCNNVAFALSAEKLLGIEVPKRAQYIRVFMCELSRIADHLVQIGMQAVDIGAFTVFLYGFRLRERIYDLFEMVCGARLTTSYTRVGGLMRDLPDTFMPAAGDLLDKVPDTINEIDGLLTHNRIWLDRTRNIGPISHDDAISYGLTGPIARAAGVDYDLRVKEPYSSYEDFDFDVIIGQNGDVYDRYLMRMYEMRESLKICRQVLEKLPAGPVNVDAESKYILPPRPEVFNSIEGLIHHFMVTMENQGFTPPVGEAYIPTESPNGELGYFIVSDGRREPYRVRTRPPSLVNYSAFPKMMENMMVSDAVAILGSLNVIAGELDR
- a CDS encoding NADH-quinone oxidoreductase subunit C; the encoded protein is MAVFLKDKFPEAFFEITEFRAMLTIHIRGEKVLDLLRTLKTDPRFAFNFLADITAVDHLEIGGHARFSVVYHLLNQYESRRIVVRAWVDEEDPRLPSAYPLWKTANWLEREVYDLFGIEFTGHPNLIRIMNPDYFQYHPLRKDYPLQGRGERSNFRVVKRSIGSKWTEEKSSE
- a CDS encoding NADH-quinone oxidoreductase subunit B gives rise to the protein MGVGQGGIGNWFTTKVDIFANWARENSLWPMPFGTACCGIELMSVLTSRHDIARFGAEAIRFSPRQSDLLIVAGRVPIKMMPVLTRIYEQMPEPKWVISMGACASSGGIFDTYSVIQGIDNFIPVDVYLPGCPPRPEAILDGLILIQKLIERDSLSHYKQPLEEAST